Genomic window (Alligator mississippiensis isolate rAllMis1 chromosome 4, rAllMis1, whole genome shotgun sequence):
AGCCTCTGTGGCACCAGACCTGTACCAGTGAGCACTACTGTTCACTGAGATGTTCTTCTCCAAGACCCTCCTTGTCTCACACTTATAGAGGGGAATACTTCCCCTCacactgggccaaggtgggagtgCCTTCTacctagggacctacttaattcgtgattttgtggattttgcgTAAACCACAAAATCTCCACTTGTCCATGAAatcaaccttaaaaaaaaacttaataaaaataaaatgctggctccccagtaagagccagtggtccttgctgTTTTGCAAcctgcctgggaggggaaggcactggCTGGCGGGGTAGCACAAAGAACAGCCAGCAGCCAAGGTGACTGCCATCCCCTcatcccttctcctcctgggGCTTCCCCTTCAATCAGCAATAATAGGTAGGGCCACATGtacggttgcaaagcttcctcttgtgcatggatgacctctatctgacacaagaagtctgcaggccaacaagaggtagaGTGCcactcgacctggtactggcaactggggaaaCCTAACCAGCAACTTAATGatcgaccacgagctgatcaccttcaccatccaccgtaaagctggcaggtcagtcagcaatacataagtccttgacttcaggaaagctgactttgacaagttcaggaagcttgttggtgaggccctaagggaccatgacccaaaggggaggggagttcaggaaaagtaaactccttaagggagcgatcctcaatgcacaagctaaggctattccacctcggagaaaaggcagcaaaagggcacagcagccccctcgGCTCTCcaaggaactagcggacctcctgtggctaaaaagaaaggcctacaaaggatggaggatgggatccacctccaaggaggaatattccgcactggtccagacctgcaaggagcaaaccaggaaagccaagtctgCGACAGAACTCCAAGTAGCtataagtatcaaggacaataaaaagtccttttttagatatgtggggagccggaggaaaagcaagggcaacattggacccctgctaaaccagatgggacaactgacggcTGAtgaccaggaaaaagccaacctattaaatgggtactttgcgtcggtctttcatcagtcctacgggacacccctgcccattacaggacagggaggcttgggtgagggagatagcctgacctccatccctgctgaccttgtgaaggaacaccttgagatgctggacaccttcaagtcagctggccctgacaatctacaccccagggtactcaaggagctggcgagcatcatagcccaggccctggcatggatcttcaagaactcctggcactctggtgaagtgcttgaagattggaagaaggccaatgtagtgcctatcttcaagaaagggaggaaagtggatccggcaaactataggcccatcagcctgacctctgtcccggGGAAAggcttagaaaagattattaaagaggccattctcaacagactggctgatggcaacatcctgagggatagccagcacgggtgtgttgcaggtaggtcttacttgaccaatcttatttccttttacaaccaggtgacctatcacctggacaagggagagattgatgtcatatatcttgacttcaaaaaagtcttcgatctggtatcccatggtcacctcttggcaaaactggccaactgcggccttgggtcagccacgatctgctggctggggaattggctctgtggtctgacccagagggtggtggttgatggaagtcaatcgtcatggtgccccgtgaccagtggggtcccccaagcctctgtccttggacccatattgttcaacatcttcattaatgatgtggacattggagtcagaagcggactggccaagttcaccgatgataccaaactctggggtaaagcatccacacctgaggagaggagggcgatccaggctgaccttgacaggctcaggaaatgggcggacaagaacttgatggtgtttaacaccaaaaaatgcaaggttcttcactttgggaggaaaaatctgcagcatgcttataggttcggcagtgctacgctggttagcactacagatgaaagggacttgggggtcatgattgaccacaagatgaacatgagccttcaatgtgatcctgcagctagtaaagcaagcaaaatgctggcttgcattcatagatgcttctcaagcaaatcccgggacgtcattgtcttgttgtactcagccttggtgaggccacagctggagtactgcatccagttttgggcttcacaattcaaaaaggatgtggagaagcttgagagagcccagagaagagccacgtgcatgggcagaggtcaggaaaacagaccttacaacgataggctgagagttatgggactctttagcctggaaaagcacatgctcaggggtgatctggtggccacctataaatttatcaagggtgttcaccaggatctgggggaaggattgttcaccagagtgccccaagggatgacaaggtcgaacggttataaattcctgcaagaccatttcaggcgggacataaggaagaatttcttcactgtctgagcccccaaggtctggaatggactgccaccagaggtggttcaagcacctatgttgaacgccttcaagagaaatttggatgcttatcttgctggcatcctatgaccccagctgacttcctgccccttgggcagggggctggactcgatcttctgaggtcccttccagccctaatgtctatgaaatctatgaagggcAGCTAATAGCCCAGATGGTGGCTGCACCCTCATCCCTCCTTCCCACAAGTCGGTGGCAAGGTGCAGGGCTTCCAGGAAATGCTCATAAAATCAGCTCTTTATGCCGTGACCAAGCCCTGGAAATTCCTTTGTCTGgccatgaattaagtaggtccttACCTATACCAGACACTGGTGCATACACTGGCAGTGGGTGGGTCAACTGCAGTTTGTCCAAAAGCTGAGCAATTGGCCTGCATGGCACTACTAAGGAAAGAGACATCCACGTCTCTACTTATCTAGACTGGTGGTTCTCAGTTGATTTGATCCTGAAGTCTGCCGCCAGACCCCTGCAGAGAGCCTCCTGTTGGCAGAGCTAATTAAGCGATTCACCGCACTGCACTAAGGTGGATCTACTGCTTTTTGTGCCATAGTTAGTGCAAAGCCACATAGGGGGGAGGAAAGCAAGGTTATCAGCTGACCACCCATGCAGCCCACCTTCAGCACCTTCAGTGCCCAccagttgagaactgctgatcaTACATGTATTAGAAAATTCTGCCAAACCTTAGCTGTACCCTTTCTTTACTCACCTCATTGGGCCTCCTGGTGAACTATGAGAAATCACTACTTATGCCATCACCAATCTTCCTAGCACTCCTAGGGGCCAGAGAAGATTCCACAGCCACACAAGCTTGAGTCCTCTCACTTCAGTCTTTACTGAACACAATGAAATTGCACCCAGCTACAGGCATACAAATTATTTATCTTTCTGCCTCTACATAGTGATGCTGCTCCCCACTTCAACTGTGGCTGAGGTCAGcctatttccccctccccaccccctgcaaaacATCTGATGAACAGGAACATCCCAGTATCGCCCATATCCTCATAGTACGCAACTGGTGGCTGCATCCCACCAGTGTTCAGCATGGGGCACATCTTATTACCCTGGCACCAGTTGGGGCACCAGTCAGGGGTTCACTTGGGAAGGCATGGAGAACCCATCTGGACAATCAGATACAATGGAGGTGATACCCAGCAGACATAGAACTAAATGTAGAGCTCAGAGCCATCAGACAGGAGCGTGTCATGTTCCTCCCTATTTTATGACATTCAGCAGTACAGATACTGACAGCCAATACATTGGCAATGCACATCATAAACAAGCTCTGAGAGGCCTGCAGTGATCTGCAGAGGATGTCAGCATTCTTTCTGGGCATTATGAAGTATGTGATGCTTTCATGTAAACTATGTTACTTAAACTAAAGGGGAACATTTCTAAATTGAAGGTCACTTTTTCTTCCATCTTAATATTacctagagcagcatttctcaacccattgGTCGTGACacagaagtgggtcacaagaagaTATGAAagagttgcaaacaaactttaaaaatggattctccttcaaaggagaacaacatggaaaactgtggcttttcccttgcaggctggcaggctgcttgcccccaccccactaccccagacacccaccccctgccccacacactgggggctgaggcctgaggttgggggcagtggggcgggagtgaggggcactggatcgggactggccactgatgtttatgGGTCCTGAtacgaaaaaggttgagaaccactgacttaaagGGTACTATGGATTCATTCCTTAGCTACAAATTCTGGTTTGTCTTCTAATCTGTTTTATTTATAATATGTATAAATGACTACTAAGGTAAATATGTACATGTGGATTGTTAATAAAAAACATGTACTTGGCATCTTTATTTTTTTGACAGCACAAGTTTCTCGTGGTTATATCGCTCCTTTCCCCAGATTTTAATGGCTTATTTATAGGCAGTGGGATCTAATATTGAATAATTTATCATGTAGCTATGGATGCTGGAGAGATGAGATAGGGAATCAACagaatctttttaaaaatgcCCAGAATTTGAAGGCAGAATAAGGCAAGTTGTCAAATATCTGTTCaggaatcttctccaaattgacaTTGACGTTGTGGCTTTTTTTGAACTCTTCTCTGTTCTCTTCATGTCACATGAAACTCGCAAGATAGACTGAATAGCCCCAGTTATTTGAGaagtagggttttttgtttttgttttcctaagTACCAGAATCCTTGCTCAGAAATGTTATATAAAACAAATCATTGCATTTATTTTATCCAGTACAATTGCTTTAACCTCGATCTGTTTCAACTGTGTACTATTGTAAATGCTAATAAACAGTACAGTGGTAGGTGGTTGGTGGAGAGTTGGGTTTAAATCCCATTTCATGTCACAAGTGAAGACAACTTTAATAATAATTTGTTGTCTCCTTCCAGTCTCCATTTGTGAGCATCATCAAACCTACATGCTGCAGAGCTTGTCTAGTTGTGGGCAGATTTTGAGTTGGAATTACAGATCCCATTGTGGTGTATTGACAAGAATATATGGGGTGTACTGGGTTTGACTGAACCCAATAACCTGTATTGAGCATGAGCAACAAGATTTTTAGACTTTTAAGCGAAGCAAACACTTCCTCCCTGATGCTTGTAAATCTTGTGTTCTCTCGTATTCAAATAAATGAGATTTGAAAGAATAATCATACATTGTTCATTTGGATTGGCCTTTTGGGCCCATTTAAATTTCATGCAGCATTTCTGGAAACCTCTTTGGATTACCAACAGACTCACCAGCCATTAATTCccaagttttttggggttttttctatCAGCACACATCTTCTAAATAGcttgaaagcaaaagaaaatgaaatatgacATGAAGACCAGAAATGAATCTAATTTAATTTGGAGAGTGTAGTAGAATGTGGCTAATGAAGAAATCCCCTTCTGTAGCCATTCTGTTAATGGTTGTTTTTTATAACTGTGTGTATGTGCCTCCTCCCTACTATATGACTGGACTATAAGTGAGTTAAATGCTCACGTATGAAATTTGTGGGAGTTGACAGCCCAGCTTACCTTACACTTCTTTGGAAGTTCCAATCTAATACGTAGGGGGAGTTTCTCCATACCTAAGTAGGATTTACAGCTGGTGAGAACAGGCAGACTTTACAGATAGTTCACATTAGTTCAGTGCCAGGTACAGGTCCATGAGAGCTCTTTCCTCACTAGGCATGGTCAAGTTACGACAGTGTAGATTCACAAAGTCCCCACTAGTTTTTCATTGTCCCTTTAGAACGTTCACCGATTCTTTTTTGGAGGTTGGTGACCACGGTACATAGCTAGACAAAATTTGATTCAGAGGGGCTTGTTCAGGCCAAACTTATTGCCAGAGATAAAGATCATGCATTTTTTAACCTCCCTGCACAGAACAGCCTCCACTGCTTTAAGTGGTATTATGAACTTATGACAAATATAAAGAATGAAAGTCTCCTTCAAAAGCCTTTTCTGGCATGACTTAAATTATTTGCAATTGCTGACATTTGCCTTTTTCAGATGGGTGCCAATGTCCATAAACCTTTGTTTGAAACAATGAAGAGTTATTGAGTTAAATGTTCCCAGAATAGCAAATCTGGGAAGTATTAACGGTACGTTATGTGAAGGTTACTGCCATAGCTGAGCCTGCAGTTCGCATGTTTGAAAGGCAGAAATGTGTATTTGTGTAACCATGGCCAGTTTCAAAAGATCAGTAAAGATCAACTTAAAAATCACAGTTCTGTTTGTATTGTTTTATTTCTTGTTGTTACTTTAATTAGACCCTGTTGGACATTTTCTGATTAAACGAGTTTAATTGGAAAATGCTAATTGGTTGAGACTGGTGTGTTTCAGTCATCAGCTTTGAAGATGTTTTGCACAATCTCATTTGAATCCTGCTTGGATTCCTTAAGGACTGCCCTAGGGGTACAGACCTGAGCTAAATTTTGACTGGCTTGACCTGTAATAGTTAAGATCACAATTACtgacagaatcagagaaaaagtGTATTTCTACGTGTTTGTGCATTTGACGCGTGTGAAGTCAGTCTGTTCCAATCTTGATTATGTTCTTCTTTTGCACAACAaagtaggagaaaaaaaacatttttaaaaatgtaactatAAAACCACAAAAAATGGGGAGGGGTTCGAGTTGTGGTGGTAGAAAAAGCAATTTGAAGGGCTTATAAAATAATTAACGTCTAAAAAAATTCCACACTTCAGATAACAGTATCTTTTAAAACTaagcattttccttttgttgtaAAATGGTCTGTTTTAGAAGACTGGTTATCAACTCCTGAGAATTTGGAATGAATGTTGACATGGTCCCATAACACTGAGTGAATGGGCGGTAAAATGGTAGATAAAGTTCGATATTGCTTAATACAAAATAATGCACGTGGGAAAGAATAACCTGAGATACACATACATGATGATacgctctacattagctgttaatATTGAAGGAAGAAGAGATCTTGGAATTATTGTGGATAGTTCTCTGAGAACATCAGCCCAATGTTCAGCAGCTATCAAAAAATTATTTGGAAAGGAAttgaaaacagaacagaaaatgttGTTATGCCACTGTATAAATCAATGGTATGCCCACATCTTGGGTGCTGTATGCAGTTTTTGTTCTCCCACCTCCAAAAATATGGAAGAACTAGAAAAAAGTACAATGAAGAGCAGCAAGgaggaacaaaaagaaaataaaataggcTAGGACATTTCTGCTTAAAGAAAAGACAACTAAAGGGAGCTATAATGGAGGTCCACAAATGTGAAGAAATTGTGAAGAAAGTAAATAAGGATTTATAATTTACAGTTTCTCACAATACCACAACTACCAGACATGCAGTTAAATTACCAGGAAGTAGATTTAAAGCAAATAGAAGGAAGTTATTTTTTTACAATCTGTATGATTAACTTGTAAACTTATTACCACAATATGTTGTAGAGGCTGGCAATTTAACCAAGACTTAGGGAGAATTTAGGCATTTAGGTggcttgcagacgttaaaaaaaaaaagtgctttaccagaagaagcagtgcattgcTTTAGCCTGGCTCTGGAGCATCTGTAAATATgagcacttcagcagggctttttggtattgttagctaaagctgattcaatcagctattagataaaagcaccaaaaaagctccactaaagcacccaatctttataGATGTCAGGCAAACCGGGTTGAAGtcacatgctgcctcttctgggcatgcatgggaGCTTGGCGCAGGAATATGTAAAGTGAcgtgttttggggggtttttatgTCTACAAGTACCCTTAAATTCCAGAGTGATTCAGATTAACCCTGCTTTAGAGTTGTGCACCTTCAGTTTGGGCTGAAAAGTTCTCTGGACTTGGACTTCTGCACTTTCCCACACGTCACCTAGTTCAAGCAGTCTGAAACCTCAAGTCCACCTTGCATAGTTCCATTCATCTGAGACTCTTGGAGAATTCTTAATTCACGCTAATGGCAATGGAGTCAGCACAGAGCACAAAACCCATAGTCGCTTTCACTGAAAAATCCAGCAAGTAATTGCATTTACTTTGTATGTAATAGCCTTTTGGGTAGAGCACTGACCCAGATagttggatgcctgggttccatgaCCTCCATACCTCCCGTTTCTCAGGAGAGCGCCCTAATCACCACACTATAGAAGAGTTTTgtttggggatggagggggggggggaggggtgccatctattcctccagctcaggctggcctGCTGCGCAGCTAAAAATGCAAGTCATGACGTCAgagcaaaaaaagaaaggggaaaccAGGAGTGTTTAACTGTATTAACAGGCATTAGTTAAAATATGGAAATAACTCTATGTGCAGGGGCTGGAACCCAGGTTTTCCTGCCTATTAAATGTCTTCACCACCAGGATACTATGTTATTCATTATCCTTTGTGTAAAGAGCCTAAGTACCTCATCTTGAATCATACTTCTGTGTATCTCCCTATTGTTTGTATAAGGATCCCAAGTACTGAAATCCATCACTTTAGATCACCCTTGAGAGGCAAGGCACCTAATTTttagacactgctgtgcctgggtGGAAGTGCATAAGTGACCGAACTGGATCTAGGCCTTCATCATTTAAAAGCAATTGTACATTTTGTGGCTCATTGGCCAGCTACCACGGTACATCAAGTGTTGTAAATGTACATACCCCCCAATGACTAGTTTCATGTAGCTTAAAGCTAAATCAGTCACTTAACTTGACCTTCTGTATATCACAGGCCCTTACATTTCCTGAAATACTCCTATACTGAGCCCAttgacttctgtttcactaaTGTATAATCTGTGTTTTGGTTAAATCATACAAAAACATATGGGAATAAACTGCCCATAAATATTAGAGTGTGGAAATTAGAGGGTTTCTAATTAGAAAGTAAAATTTCTGGGACAGATTTCCAATGAGTGCAGTAAACCCGCCTGACGTTAAATAGAGCTGAATACGTTTATGGATTGTGCTTATGAATTTGCCTTCCACATTCCAAGACTTAGAACTTTGCATTTGGCTGTATTAAAACACGTTTTATATGAATAGACCCAGTTTATCAAGAAACCCAGCATGCTTGGTATGATTGGCTTGCCAGTATCCGTACTTACTGTACCTCACATCCTTACGTCATTTTCAAAATTTCTTGGCGGTGATTTTGTATTTTCTTCCAGATCACTGTGAAAAAGGTTTAATAGTGTCGAGCTCAGTGTCTGTCCATGCTGAATCCCACTACATACGCTAACAGGATGTGATAATTCCACATTGATGGTTTTACTTTTTACTAGTGTTTGGAATCAGCTATAGAATAAAATCCTACTCGGGGCCAAAGCAATGATTCATTTCCATTACCATTACTTTGACTGTAAAAAAGTAGTGACTAACATCATTTAATTTTCCTTATACCATATAATACAATGAAAAAAAGAtggcttttaaaaatcttttttcaaatctttttttaaCGCAAATGTTAAACAGTGTACAAGATAGTTCTTGATGTGTTTTAGTGACAATACACAATGAGAATTGGCTTTCCAACTCCTATTAAATTTCATGAAAAATGGGCTTTCAACTCCCTTAGGCTGAATTGAAAATCTTAGCCTAAAAGTCTAAACTGTCGTTTTTATTAAAACTCACAGTACAGGAGCATCAGaatgtttattcatttattttgttgAAATACCTTTGAGACCAGATTTTGTTTGTGCACTGGTACttacacatttttctctttacttGTAGTGGATTTTTTGAAAATCTGCAGAGGAACTATAAGATTCGTCAAGCAAGCTTTGGCTGGCAGAAGGTCTGGATAACAGGTGACATGGCGAAAGAGCGCAGGGGTAGAATTATTGTAAAATGATTACTCTTTCAGGCTTTTTTGTTGAACTGTTGATCCTGGTGACATGTTAAAAATCTTAAtatagtctcttttttttttctaagataaAACAATTCAACCACCATGAGTTGGAGTTTCTTGACCCGTCTGTTAGAGGAGATTCACAATCATTCAACCTTTGTTGGCAAAATCTGGTTGACAGTGTTGATTGTCTTTCGGATTGTCCTGACTGCTGTTGGAGGGGAATCCATCTATTATGATGAACAAAGTAAGTTTGTGTGCAACACAGAACAACCAGGCTGTGAGAACGTTTGCTATGACGCTTTTGCTCCTCTTTCACATGTGAGATTTTGGGTGTTTCAGATCATTCTTGTAGCCACTCCATCTGTGATGTATTTGGGCTATGCCATTCATAAAATTGCCAGAATGGTTGAACATGGTGAAACTGACAAAAGAACCAGAAGTAAACCCTTTTCAGTGCGCTGGAAACAGCATCGTGGCTTGGAGGAGACAGAGGGTGACCATGAAGAAGATCCAATGATGTACCCAGAAATAGAGCTAGAAAGTGAGAAGGAGAACAAGGAACAACCACATCCCACCAAAGCTAAACATGATGGCAGGCGACGAATTCGAGAGGATGGACTCATGAAAATCTACGTGCTACAACTTCTTACTAGAACTATGTTTGAAGTTGGCTTTCTTATTGGTCAGTATTTTTTATATGGTTTTGAAGTTAGCCCAACATTTATATGCAGCAGGAAACCATGCCCGCACAAGATagattgtttcat
Coding sequences:
- the GJC1 gene encoding gap junction gamma-1 protein, yielding MSWSFLTRLLEEIHNHSTFVGKIWLTVLIVFRIVLTAVGGESIYYDEQSKFVCNTEQPGCENVCYDAFAPLSHVRFWVFQIILVATPSVMYLGYAIHKIARMVEHGETDKRTRSKPFSVRWKQHRGLEETEGDHEEDPMMYPEIELESEKENKEQPHPTKAKHDGRRRIREDGLMKIYVLQLLTRTMFEVGFLIGQYFLYGFEVSPTFICSRKPCPHKIDCFISRPTEKTIFLLIMYGVSCLCLFLNVWEMLHLGFGTIRDALNNKRRELEDSGTYNYPFTWNTPSAPPGYNIAVKPDQIQYTELSNAKMAYKQNKANIAQEQQYGSNEENIPADLENLQREIKVAQERLDLAIQAYNNQNNPNTSREKKSKASSNKSSASSKSGDGKTSVWI